In a single window of the Candidatus Margulisiibacteriota bacterium genome:
- the glyA gene encoding serine hydroxymethyltransferase, translating into MHPGIDNVRLTDPETAKAIDMEMDRQRNKIELIASENFTSRAVMEAAGSCLTNKYAEGYPGKRYYGGCECVDIAEELAIKRAKELFQAEHANVQAHSGSQANTAAYLAFLKPGDTVLGLDLTHGGHLTHGSPVNISGIYFKFVPYGVKKEDELLDYDQLLALAKANKPKMIVAGATAYPRTIDFKRLRKIADETGAFLMVDMAHIAGLVATGLHPSPVPHSHVVTSTTHKTLRGPRGGLILCPSQYAKQVDMAIFPGIQGGPLMHIIAAKAVALKEALMPDFKKYQEQILGNARALAKALIKHGFRLVSGGTDTHLILVDLRSKGITGKAAQITLDEVGITANKNTIPFDPEKPFVTSGLRLGTPAVTTRGFKEEQMEELAALISDALNNTGNEKIKQKVAEGVKELCGRFPLYEEGAFEA; encoded by the coding sequence ATGCACCCCGGAATAGATAATGTAAGGCTGACGGACCCCGAAACAGCAAAAGCCATCGACATGGAGATGGACCGCCAGAGGAACAAGATAGAGCTGATAGCCTCCGAAAATTTTACCAGCAGGGCCGTGATGGAAGCAGCCGGCTCCTGCCTTACCAACAAGTACGCGGAAGGCTATCCCGGCAAAAGGTATTACGGCGGCTGCGAGTGCGTTGACATTGCGGAAGAACTTGCCATCAAAAGGGCAAAAGAGCTGTTCCAGGCCGAGCACGCCAATGTGCAGGCACATTCCGGCTCCCAGGCAAACACTGCCGCATATCTTGCCTTCCTCAAGCCTGGGGACACCGTGCTGGGACTTGACCTAACTCACGGCGGACACCTGACGCACGGAAGCCCGGTCAATATTTCCGGCATCTATTTCAAATTTGTTCCGTACGGCGTAAAAAAAGAGGACGAACTGCTGGATTATGACCAGTTGCTTGCTCTGGCAAAGGCAAATAAGCCAAAGATGATAGTTGCCGGGGCAACCGCCTATCCCAGGACCATCGATTTTAAAAGGCTCAGAAAAATAGCCGATGAGACGGGAGCCTTTCTCATGGTGGACATGGCGCACATCGCCGGCCTTGTGGCAACAGGACTTCATCCGTCCCCGGTCCCGCACAGCCATGTGGTCACATCCACAACGCATAAGACCCTTCGCGGCCCCAGGGGCGGCCTTATACTCTGCCCGTCGCAGTATGCCAAGCAGGTTGACATGGCAATATTTCCCGGGATACAGGGAGGACCTTTGATGCATATTATCGCCGCAAAAGCGGTCGCTCTCAAAGAAGCCCTAATGCCTGACTTTAAAAAGTACCAGGAGCAGATCCTGGGGAACGCAAGGGCTCTTGCAAAAGCCCTCATTAAGCACGGCTTTAGGCTTGTATCCGGAGGGACAGACACTCATCTTATACTTGTTGACCTTAGGTCAAAAGGTATCACCGGCAAAGCAGCCCAGATAACTCTGGACGAAGTAGGGATAACCGCCAATAAGAACACCATTCCTTTTGACCCTGAAAAGCCTTTTGTCACCAGCGGCCTTAGGCTCGGGACCCCGGCCGTAACGACCAGAGGGTTCAAAGAGGAACAGATGGAAGAACTGGCTGCCCTGATATCCGATGCGCTCAACAACACCGGCAACGAAAAGATAAAACAAAAAGTCGCGGAAGGCGTAAAAGAACTCTGCGGCAGATTCCCTCTTTACGAAGAAGGGGCTTTTGAAGCGTGA